The DNA window ACAAGTCCTGCTCTGGGCTCGCGAGGTCAGAGAGGCGTCCTACGACATGGAGGACATCCTCGATGCCTTCCTCGTCAATGTCGTGGAGGGGGCCGCCCCTTCTGAGACTAAAAGCAAGAAAGGCTTGCTTAAACGTCTCAAGAAGAAGATGGCCAGGCTGTTGAAGAAGAGCAAGGCGCGCCACGACATCGCCGGCGCGATCGAGGACATGAAGAAACGACTCCAGGAGGTGTCGGGCCGCCGCGACAGGTACTCCATACCCGTTGCGGTGCCTTCGCCGGCCACCAAACTGGATCCTCGCCTTGTGGACATCCACAACGAGGCAGCACAGATTATCGGCATCGAGAGGACGTGGGCGGAGCTCATAGCCATGCTTCAGTCATCGACCCACGGCCATGGAGATGCTGgcgtcctccagcagcagcaaccgGACCAAGATAGTTTCTGTGGTCGGAGCTGGTGGTCTGGGCAAGACCACTCTTGCCAAGGCGGTTTACGACGAGCTGAGTACGGGATATGACTGTCGAGCCTGTGTTTCGGTTGGCCGCAATCCTGACCTGGTGCAACTCTTCACCAGCATCTTCTTTCGTCTCGACCAAAAAATGTACCAGGCCATTCGTGATGTAAAGGACCTACAACTGCTCATTGGCGAACTCCGAGAATTCCTTGAAAACAAGAGGTATGGATTAATCAGTTGTCACCAGATTATCTATAGTTTCTCTGTTTCAAtttattatcattattattattattattattattattattattattatatatatatatatatatatatagaactactatcctgtagctggctacagaataacttattctgtagccactttgagttatgataattactatgttaatttatgagattatagtaactccttactaagtggtttaatataatgttatggtaaatatccccatgtgttatagtaacccaactatcgtaaatatgtattgacattatggtaaattagtatataaaattatagtaaatggaggtggctacagaataacttattttgtagccggctattgaatagcctctccctatatatatatatgctacacCGCTTGTGCTGTGTACATACTATTGGGGAGCATTCATACATTTACCATTTAATTTGAAGATGTTTCTTTCTCATTATGTATCGATGATGCAGTTGTGGTACAATTAATACTTCTTCTTGCTAGGGAATTTATATTTGATAAACAAATCTAAGATGTTTGTTTTTTTCATTATGAATCAAAGCTGCAGTTGTGGCACAATACTCCTTTTTTGCTAGGCAATTTATATTTGATAATACAAAGTTATAAAGTACCACTGTCAGATTCTACCTTGAGTAGAGGAATCCGGATTTTCATCCTTTGTATAAAAATCTATAAATTATCACTAGTATGTAATTTTCAAAGactaacagcctgttcgttttcGGCTGGATTGACTTATAAggtatggctgaaagtactgttggctggtttggtgtgagagaaaaatattgttcaagtcatggattataagccaaatacgagaAATCTAGCCGAAACGAACAAGCTATAAATAAAAGTGAGACATCACCAATATTCAATACTCGTATAGTACAGATGTAGTGCcgctcttcttctcctttgtacagTATAGTATAGTATAGACGATAGATGCTCCAAGGTTTACTAACTTTGCCTATTCATTTGTACTGTCTTTTTGGTAGGTACTTCATCGTTATTGACGACATATGGGATTTAGAATCTTGGAAAGCAATAGGATCAGCTTTGGATAAGAAGAGTAGCGGAAGCAGAATAATCAAAACTACTCGTAATCGAGAAGTAGCCTGCAGCGATGAAGTTTATTACAAGCTTGATCCTCTTTCACATGATAACTCAAAGAAGCTCTTTTATATGAGGCTATATGGTGGTGAAGACAAATGTCCTGCTCATCATCCTGAAGAGGCATCCCAAAAAATTCTGGACAAATGTGGCGGTGTGCCATTAGCTGTCATCACAATGGCTAGCTTGTTGGTGGCCAAATCAAGAGAGGATTGGTTTGAGGTCTGCAGCTCTCCTGGTTTCTATCGTGGCAGAGATAACAAGCAAGTAGATGATACTGTGTGGATATTGTCCCTTAGCTACTATGATCTGCCTTCTCATCTCAAGACTTGCTTGTTGTACCTAAGTGTGTATCCCGAAGACTATGAGATCGAGAAAGATTCTTTGATATGGAAATGGGTAGCAGAAGGCTTTATAGAGAAGAAAACAGGAACAAGCCTGTTTCAGCGGGGAGAGGAATACTTCCATCAGCTCATAAATAGAAACATGATCCAAGGGATGGAATCAGAATTTGACGGCATCATGCATCGCTGCCGTGTTCATGACATGGTCCTTGATCTTATTCATGGTCTGGCAGGCGAAGAAAACTTCATCACTATCTCAAATGAGGATGGAGGAACATCATCACGACACAAGGTACGCCGGATAGCACACCAAAATAGGATATTGCTGGATCAATCCCATCCTGACGGTCATAGGGACATGACACAACTGAGGTCATTGGTTGCCCATGGGTGTGATATCCATGGTCTTGTCTTGCATCCGAGCTTTAAACTCTTACGTGTGCTAGCTTTAGAGATGTGCACATCATCCTGAGTATGGCAGGCGCTGCTCTGAGCATCTTGGGAAACTAGTTCATCTGAGGTACCTAGGGCTACGAGGTACAAAGGTCAGGGAGCTCCCGGAGGCGATAGGAGCTCTAAAGCTTCTACAAACACTAGACTTGGAAGGTATCAGAGGATATGGTATGCAAGTCGAACTGCCATCGAGCCTTAGCCTGCTAACACGGTTGGTCTGCATAAGATCTGACAAATACACGAAGGTGCGCGATGGGTTACTCCAGAAGGTGACGTCACTGGAGGAGCTACAAATAAGTGTTCGCATGCTGTCTTTTGAGTCAAAGAGGCAATTTTTTAAGGAGCTGGGCAACCAGAGCCTACTGAGGGTCCTCCGTGTGGTTGGCATAGGCAGGCTGGATGAGAGTGCACAGGCAGAACTTTTGAAGTCACTAGGCAATCTGCAGGAGCTCGAGCATCTGCATCTGGATTGTAATTTGCTCACTCTAACTCGCCACACTTCTCCCCTGCATGTTTTTCAGTTTCGTATAACTAGCCCTGCCTCAGTGGAGTGGGACAACGCCGTGCTTCCAGAACATCTCAGTCGTCTCCGTATACATTGTATCTGGTTCCCTTGTGTGCCGTCATTCATAGATCCCACGCTTCTCCCCAACCTTTGGTACTTGGACTTGTGTGTGGATCATATGGACGAGGCAGGTCTGAGAACCTTGGGTGCACTGGCAGAACTCGGTTACCTCTGTATTCGGGATGATGGGATGGATTCTCATGAGCAGGCTGATGGGATGGCTTCTCATGAGCAGGCTGCGGTAGTTAATATTGCTGCCCATGATGTCTTCTTCCCCAAGTTGAGAATCGTCAAGTTGGAGGGCTGGATGGTCCAGTTGGCGACCAACGGTGACTCGACTAGTGCTTCATTTAGCATCTGGAGGGGAGGACAGGATGCTGCTATGGTATTTGATTCCAAAGCAGAGGACGCGAACCGCAGCAGCAGAGTAGCGCCGCCCCCTATTGCTGTGATGCCAAACCTCGACGAGCTTGTGTTTACTGTCCCAGTCAGGGCTTTCTACAAGGATGGGCACGCTACCCGGAGTGACAATCTCGGCTTGGACTTGGAGTGCCTCCCTTCGCTACGATGTGTCGAGGCACGTCTCAACTGTATGGATGCCTTCCCTGATGACGTGGACAAGGCAGAGGCTGAGCTCAGGCGCCAAGCACAACTCCATCCCAATAGTTCCGCACTTAGATTCTATGTATTCAAAGTTTATGAAGATATGATGGCACGATGAAGAGGTACGTACCAGCTGCCTAACTTGTTTAATAACCACATTCCATTCCCCATTCCACTAAGGCACTAACACGTGCTACTTCTccattactatattattattatagtaACAATATGCCCAGAAAATCATAGCCCTTGATTTTTAGAATTAGTAGGACAATTAAATTTCGTCCGGGGCGTCCTAGCTACTGTACATATGAAGTAATTATTATCACTTTTCTAAGAAAATAGATACAGTTAAGTATATACTTGTTACTGTTGTCACGTACAGACTATATGTTTGAGTACGTAAGAACATTAATTTTTAACATGATGTTGGTTTTAAAAGTGTTGCGCTATGGCTAGTGACAAATAAATCACGTATACCATCAACATGATTTTGCTGTTAAAAATGGATCTACTCATGTTGAAAAGATCATTACGGATAACGTTAGTCGTTCCACATTTAAAAAATTAATTTTACAGGTATATCACTCttgatctttatttgtcaagttgCAAGAAAAGAACATGTTAGTAAAGCAAGATACTTTATATCTCATCCACATGTCACATTATTGCATCAAATACCAAAGTTAGATCATGCGTGCATGTATTTTAGATCTATCTAATAAGTAGATGTTTTctctatttattctgtgtttcttCTATTACCTCTTATAAGAACCGGTAATATGTAATAATTTACAATTAGATCAACGGTTCACACACACTTCGAA is part of the Miscanthus floridulus cultivar M001 chromosome 9, ASM1932011v1, whole genome shotgun sequence genome and encodes:
- the LOC136480730 gene encoding putative disease resistance RPP13-like protein 3 yields the protein MDLGAGAVGIIVTKHGELLHGEYKLQKGLQEQIEYLKNELESAHKALCKVGATPPEQQDPQVLLWAREVREASYDMEDILDAFLVNVVEGAAPSETKSKKGLLKRLKKKMARLLKKSKARHDIAGAIEDMKKRLQEVSGRRDRYSIPVAVPSPATKLDPRLVDIHNEAAQIIGIERTWAELIAMLQSSTHGHGDAGVLQQQQPDQDSFCGRSWWSGYFIVIDDIWDLESWKAIGSALDKKSSGSRIIKTTRNREVACSDEVYYKLDPLSHDNSKKLFYMRLYGGEDKCPAHHPEEASQKILDKCGGVPLAVITMASLLVAKSREDWFEVCSSPGFYRGRDNKQVDDTVWILSLSYYDLPSHLKTCLLYLSVYPEDYEIEKDSLIWKWVAEGFIEKKTGTSLFQRGEEYFHQLINRNMIQGMESEFDGIMHRCRVHDMVLDLIHGLAGEENFITISNEDGGTSSRHKRCAHHPEYGRRCSEHLGKLVHLRYLGLRGTKVRELPEAIGALKLLQTLDLEGIRGYGMQVELPSSLSLLTRLVCIRSDKYTKVRDGLLQKVTSLEELQISVRMLSFESKRQFFKELGNQSLLRVLRVVGIGRLDESAQAELLKSLGNLQELEHLHLDCNLLTLTRHTSPLHVFQFRITSPASVEWDNAVLPEHLSRLRIHCIWFPCVPSFIDPTLLPNLWYLDLCVDHMDEAGLRTLGALAELGYLCIRDDGMDSHEQADGMASHEQAAVVNIAAHDVFFPKLRIVKLEGWMVQLATNGDSTSASFSIWRGGQDAAMVFDSKAEDANRSSRVAPPPIAVMPNLDELVFTVPVRAFYKDGHATRSDNLGLDLECLPSLRCVEARLNCMDAFPDDVDKAEAELRRQAQLHPNSSALRFYVFKVYEDMMAR